In a genomic window of Nostoc sp. UHCC 0870:
- a CDS encoding NAD(P)H-quinone oxidoreductase subunit H yields the protein MARIETRTEPMVLNMGPHHPSMHGVLRLIVTLDGEDVVDCEPVIGYLHRGMEKIAENRTTVMYVPYVSRWDYAAGMFNEAVTVNAPEKLAGVTVPKRASYIRVIMLELNRIANHLLWFGPFLADVGAQTPFFYQFREREMIYDLWEAATGYRMVNNNYFRVGGVAADLPYGWVDKCMEFCDYFLPVIDEYEKLVTNNPIFRRRIEGIGTIGREEAINWGLSGPMLRASGVKWDLRKVDHYECYDDFDWDVQWETTGDCMARYMVRMREMRESVKIVKQALKGLPGGPYENLEAKRLMAGKKSEWDAFDYQYIGKKVSPTFKMPKGEIYARVESGKGELGIYLIGDDNVFPWRWKIRPADFNNLQILPHLLRGMKVADVVVILGSIDVIMGSVDR from the coding sequence ATGGCAAGAATAGAGACCCGCACTGAACCTATGGTGCTGAACATGGGGCCACACCATCCCTCCATGCACGGGGTTTTGCGGTTAATTGTCACTTTGGATGGTGAAGACGTTGTTGACTGTGAACCGGTGATTGGCTACTTACACCGAGGCATGGAAAAAATCGCCGAGAACCGCACCACTGTAATGTATGTCCCCTACGTTAGTCGCTGGGACTATGCAGCAGGTATGTTCAATGAAGCTGTCACCGTCAACGCGCCGGAAAAACTGGCAGGTGTGACTGTACCTAAACGCGCCAGCTACATCCGCGTCATTATGCTGGAATTGAATCGCATTGCCAACCATCTGCTGTGGTTTGGCCCCTTCCTAGCTGACGTAGGCGCACAAACTCCCTTCTTCTACCAATTCCGCGAACGGGAGATGATTTATGATTTATGGGAAGCTGCCACAGGCTACCGCATGGTCAACAACAACTACTTCCGCGTTGGTGGTGTAGCTGCTGATTTGCCCTATGGCTGGGTAGATAAGTGCATGGAATTCTGTGATTATTTCTTACCCGTCATCGATGAATACGAAAAGTTAGTTACCAATAACCCCATATTCCGCCGTCGTATTGAAGGTATTGGCACTATCGGACGTGAAGAAGCTATTAACTGGGGACTTTCTGGCCCGATGTTACGCGCTTCTGGCGTGAAATGGGATTTGCGGAAAGTTGACCACTACGAATGCTACGACGATTTTGATTGGGACGTGCAGTGGGAAACTACCGGTGATTGCATGGCGCGTTACATGGTGCGGATGCGGGAAATGCGCGAATCTGTGAAAATTGTCAAGCAAGCCCTCAAAGGACTACCTGGCGGCCCCTACGAAAATCTAGAAGCCAAGCGTTTAATGGCTGGGAAAAAATCAGAATGGGATGCCTTTGATTATCAATACATTGGTAAGAAAGTTTCTCCCACCTTCAAAATGCCCAAAGGTGAAATTTATGCCCGTGTAGAAAGCGGTAAAGGTGAACTAGGTATTTATCTGATTGGCGATGATAACGTTTTCCCCTGGCGGTGGAAGATTCGTCCAGCAGATTTCAACAACCTCCAGATTCTGCCTCATTTGTTACGCGGCATGAAAGTTGCAGACGTTGTAGTGATTCTCGGTAGTATCGACGTAATCATGGGGTCTGTTGACAGATAG
- a CDS encoding GAF domain-containing protein produces the protein MQIHSHAEFEPSSNKPTEEGLKRILNRLVQKMQRDALIRQTTNELRESLQVDRLVLYYFYWQWHGQVTFEALRSQEFSILGSTGADECFNDEYAALYLAGRVKAIANIETEPIATCHREFLGSLQVRANLVVPVLIPRGLWGLLVAHECQGTRNWSQSDIELMQLGARTLATSPEILES, from the coding sequence GTGCAAATTCATTCTCACGCAGAATTTGAGCCTAGCTCAAATAAACCTACGGAAGAGGGCTTAAAAAGGATTCTGAATCGTCTTGTCCAAAAAATGCAAAGGGACGCATTAATCAGACAAACGACGAACGAACTGAGAGAATCACTACAGGTTGATCGCTTAGTTTTATATTACTTTTACTGGCAGTGGCATGGACAGGTGACGTTTGAAGCCCTACGTTCTCAGGAGTTTTCCATACTAGGTTCAACTGGGGCTGATGAGTGTTTTAATGACGAGTATGCAGCATTGTATTTAGCAGGTAGAGTTAAAGCGATCGCTAATATTGAAACAGAACCAATCGCAACTTGTCACCGAGAATTTCTTGGGAGTTTGCAAGTCCGGGCTAACCTAGTAGTACCCGTTTTGATACCTAGGGGTTTATGGGGATTACTGGTAGCCCATGAATGTCAAGGAACTCGTAATTGGTCACAATCAGATATAGAACTGATGCAATTAGGGGCGAGAACTTTAGCCACATCCCCTGAAATTTTGGAAAGTTAA
- a CDS encoding class I SAM-dependent methyltransferase, whose amino-acid sequence MDSNLALHTAIAHRISTSPQQRITFAEYMDMVLYHPELGYYSSNAVKIGFKGGDFFTSVTLDADFGELLAEQFLQMWKILGQPIPFYLVEMGAGQGLLALHILQYTQQHHPDFFSVLQYLIIEKSPGLQQEQQQRLQEFPVRWCSWEEISPNSIVGCFFSNELVDALPVHQFILESGELREIYVTIQEEQVGEGVTPSFTEITGALSTPRLGEYFDLVGINFQQGGYEDGYRSEINLAALDWLSIVADRLQRGYVLTIDYGYPANRYYNPRRSQGTLQCYYHHRHHNNPYINIGRQDITAHVDFTALERWGEPCGLDKVGFTQQGLFLMSLGLGNRIAALSYQEIPLSQLLQRRESLHQLIDPTGLGNFGVLIQSKGLPKQDTTQRLKGLTVPE is encoded by the coding sequence ATGGATTCTAATTTGGCACTGCATACAGCCATCGCCCATCGCATTAGTACCAGTCCTCAACAACGAATTACTTTTGCTGAGTATATGGACATGGTGCTATATCACCCTGAACTTGGCTACTATTCCAGCAATGCCGTCAAAATTGGGTTTAAAGGCGGTGATTTCTTCACCTCAGTCACTCTTGACGCTGACTTTGGCGAGTTATTAGCAGAACAATTTCTGCAAATGTGGAAAATTTTAGGGCAACCTATACCCTTTTATTTGGTAGAAATGGGTGCAGGTCAAGGATTGTTAGCGTTACATATTCTTCAATACACTCAGCAGCATCATCCAGATTTCTTCTCAGTCTTGCAGTATCTCATTATCGAAAAATCCCCAGGCTTACAACAAGAACAGCAGCAACGCTTACAAGAGTTTCCCGTGCGTTGGTGTAGCTGGGAGGAGATATCACCCAACTCAATTGTTGGCTGTTTTTTCTCCAATGAGTTAGTAGATGCTTTACCAGTGCATCAGTTTATCTTAGAGTCCGGTGAACTGCGAGAAATTTACGTCACCATTCAGGAAGAACAGGTAGGTGAAGGCGTAACTCCATCCTTTACAGAAATCACAGGCGCACTCTCTACCCCCCGCCTAGGAGAATATTTTGATTTAGTCGGGATTAATTTCCAGCAAGGTGGTTATGAGGATGGCTACCGCAGTGAAATTAATTTAGCTGCTTTAGACTGGTTGAGTATAGTAGCCGACCGCTTGCAACGGGGGTATGTGTTAACAATTGATTATGGCTACCCTGCCAACCGTTATTATAATCCCAGGCGATCGCAAGGAACGCTCCAGTGCTACTATCACCATCGTCATCACAACAACCCTTATATCAATATTGGGCGACAAGATATTACAGCCCATGTTGACTTTACCGCCTTAGAACGATGGGGTGAACCCTGTGGTTTAGACAAAGTTGGTTTTACACAGCAAGGTTTATTTTTGATGTCCTTGGGCTTAGGAAATCGCATTGCAGCCCTTTCCTATCAAGAAATACCCCTTTCTCAACTCCTACAACGACGAGAATCACTACACCAACTCATTGATCCCACAGGACTAGGCAACTTTGGAGTTTTAATTCAAAGCAAGGGATTACCCAAACAAGACACCACTCAACGGCTAAAAGGCTTAACTGTGCCAGAGTAA
- a CDS encoding NAD(P)-dependent oxidoreductase, translating into MKVAFLGTGLMGLPMAQRLLAANIEVIAYNRTPEKLAPLQAAGAEVVTHPRYAIREAECVILMLTNAAAIYHVLLSDTSWRTLAGRTIIQMGTITPTQSQEIRDSIVGGGGEYIEAPVLGSIPEAKAGTLTVMVGAQPQQYERHLNILKNFGSEPILIGPVGTASGLKLALNQLIGSLTTSFALSLAFVQRQGIDVEKFMEVLRDSALYAPTFDKKLPRMLDGNYRNPNFPTKHLLKDTDLFISEAQSLGLDLSSVENVQKILQTAMKMSFGNDDYSALFSVIRDWGEVSGG; encoded by the coding sequence ATGAAGGTGGCATTTCTGGGAACTGGACTAATGGGACTACCAATGGCCCAAAGATTGTTAGCAGCAAATATTGAGGTAATTGCTTACAACCGTACCCCAGAAAAACTAGCACCCCTGCAAGCAGCCGGGGCAGAAGTCGTTACACATCCCCGCTATGCTATTCGGGAAGCTGAGTGCGTCATTCTCATGTTGACGAACGCCGCAGCAATTTATCATGTCCTGCTATCGGACACCTCTTGGCGGACTTTGGCAGGGCGTACTATTATTCAGATGGGAACAATTACCCCAACACAAAGCCAGGAAATCCGAGATTCTATAGTTGGGGGTGGGGGTGAATATATAGAAGCACCCGTATTGGGTAGCATCCCCGAAGCAAAAGCGGGTACGCTAACAGTGATGGTAGGCGCGCAACCACAACAATATGAACGACACTTAAATATACTCAAAAATTTTGGCTCAGAACCTATACTTATAGGGCCTGTGGGAACTGCTTCTGGGCTGAAATTAGCCTTAAATCAGCTAATTGGTTCTCTAACTACAAGCTTTGCCCTCAGTTTAGCCTTTGTGCAACGTCAAGGAATTGACGTGGAAAAGTTTATGGAAGTTTTACGCGATAGTGCGTTGTATGCGCCTACCTTCGATAAAAAACTACCGCGTATGTTAGATGGCAATTATCGTAACCCCAATTTTCCCACCAAACACTTGCTCAAAGATACGGATTTATTTATTTCTGAAGCTCAATCTCTAGGTTTGGATCTCAGCAGTGTTGAAAATGTGCAGAAAATTCTCCAAACAGCCATGAAAATGTCTTTTGGTAATGATGATTATTCTGCCCTATTTTCTGTAATTAGAGACTGGGGAGAGGTGAGTGGAGGTTAG
- a CDS encoding sensor histidine kinase produces MSQEFCSPISAPVLSVGSDRDLGLESSLQELPMYTFDVEVNFTGAEVAKYFDQYPSLPGVILVEQGKFRGMISRRRLVEFLIRPYGEDLFAKESLDVLYSYARTAILQLPETTPILTAMQHTLKRSPEFLAEPIVVQTAENTYKLLDSHELNIAAWQIRGIETQVRYERSQAQMIQNDKMASLGRLVDGVAHEILDPVGFIWGNLTHISNYSQDLLKLIAAYEKNLPQGCEVINILKEEIEFDYLAQDLSKALTSARSGAERLKKLVTSLQNFCHIDAIYPKPVDLHTCIDSIVILMKSRLKGEIKIIKNYGKLPPVPCFIGQLNQVLMNILSQAVDSLLDEAVRHQLQPNCSKNIKQAEIIITTDVISQAAKIPDTPDSRWVSICIADNGIGISDELQKQIIESFSIEKRADKETSLAVSYRIITARHGGNLNFRSQPEIGTEFEILLPLL; encoded by the coding sequence GTGTCACAAGAGTTTTGTTCCCCAATATCAGCACCAGTTTTATCTGTTGGTAGCGATCGCGATCTCGGTTTAGAGTCAAGCCTGCAAGAACTACCAATGTACACTTTTGATGTAGAAGTTAATTTTACTGGTGCAGAAGTAGCGAAATATTTTGATCAATATCCCTCACTCCCAGGGGTAATTTTAGTAGAACAGGGCAAATTCCGGGGGATGATTTCCCGGCGGCGACTAGTGGAGTTTTTGATTCGTCCCTATGGAGAGGATTTATTTGCTAAAGAATCCTTAGATGTTCTCTACAGTTACGCCCGTACAGCGATTTTGCAGTTACCTGAGACAACGCCAATTTTAACAGCCATGCAGCACACACTGAAGCGATCGCCGGAATTTTTGGCAGAACCAATAGTAGTCCAGACAGCAGAAAATACCTATAAATTATTAGATTCCCATGAACTAAATATTGCTGCTTGGCAAATTCGCGGTATTGAAACTCAGGTGCGCTACGAACGTAGTCAAGCCCAAATGATTCAAAATGATAAAATGGCAAGCCTCGGAAGGTTAGTAGATGGAGTCGCCCACGAAATTTTAGATCCCGTAGGCTTTATCTGGGGTAACTTAACTCATATCTCCAACTACAGCCAAGATTTACTCAAACTGATAGCTGCTTACGAAAAAAATTTACCTCAAGGTTGCGAGGTAATAAATATTCTTAAAGAAGAAATTGAATTTGATTATTTAGCACAAGATTTATCTAAAGCATTAACTAGCGCACGCAGTGGCGCAGAAAGATTAAAAAAACTTGTCACAAGTTTACAAAATTTCTGTCATATTGATGCAATTTATCCTAAACCTGTAGATTTACATACTTGTATAGATAGCATTGTAATTTTAATGAAAAGCCGTTTAAAAGGAGAAATTAAAATCATTAAAAATTACGGCAAACTTCCACCAGTCCCTTGCTTTATCGGGCAGCTAAACCAAGTATTAATGAATATTTTAAGTCAAGCTGTTGATAGTTTACTAGATGAAGCAGTGCGACATCAACTACAACCAAATTGCAGCAAAAATATTAAACAAGCAGAAATTATCATTACTACAGACGTTATTTCTCAAGCAGCCAAAATACCAGATACCCCTGATTCTCGCTGGGTTTCTATTTGCATTGCTGATAATGGCATAGGAATATCTGATGAGTTACAAAAACAAATAATCGAAAGTTTCTCTATCGAAAAAAGAGCCGATAAAGAAACAAGTTTAGCAGTTAGTTATCGCATTATCACCGCTAGGCATGGAGGTAATCTAAATTTCCGCTCCCAACCAGAGATAGGTACTGAATTTGAAATTTTATTGCCTTTATTGTAG